Part of the Methylovirgula sp. 4M-Z18 genome is shown below.
TTCGGCAAGGGACTCATGCCCCGCACGGTCAATATGATCACCGGCCCGTCGCGCTCCGCCGACATCGAACAGACGCTTTTGCTCGGCGCCCATGGGCCCCGCCGCTTGCATATTATCCTTGTTGGATCCTAGGTCGTCACCACGATCTAAACCCGCTCTAATTTTAATTGGAAACAGCATGAATTTTTTCACAATTTGCCCCTAGTTTGGGCCTGCTGGGCTTATCCGGCGCTGTCTGAAATGATTCGCATATGATGAAAATCCATTCGCGCGTGAGCGCGTATCCATTTGTTTTGGCATTGCTTCTCTCTGCGCCGGCGCTGGCGCAGACCCCCGATTTGTTGTCGCCCAATCCGGTGTCGAGCGGCTTGACGCCCGCCGCACCGCAACCGGTGCCGACCACGGCGCCGCTCCCGCGCAGCATGCCGGTGAAAATTCCGGAGGGCGCAAAAGCGGCCGAGGCGCCGGCAGCTGGGGCCGCCCAGGCTGCGCCGAAACCCAAGCCGAAACCCGCGCCGCCGAGCGAAACGGTCCTTTCGACCGATCCGATGCCGACCTTGATGCCGGAAACCTTCTTCGCGACGGCCAAGGCATCCGACCGCTATGCCGCAATTGCCGATTCCGGAGGCTGGCCGGTCGTGGACGAGCTTGCGCCCGGCGCCTCGGGCAAGGCGGTCGCGGTGCTGCGCAAGCGCCTGGCGATCGAGGGCGACCTTCCCGCCAATCAGGGCACCGGCGAAACTTGGACGCCGGACTTGACGGCCGCCGTGAAACGCTTCCAGTCCCGCATGGGCTTGCGGCAAACCGGTGTCGTCGCCGGCGCAACGCTCAAGGCGATGAATGTGCCGGCAGTGGTCCGCTTCAAGGAACTCGCCTCGAGCGCGCAGCGTCTCGCCGGTACGAATTTTGACCTTGGCAACCGTTACGTGGTCGTCAACATCCCCTCGACATCGGTCGAAGCGGTCGAGAATGGCCGGGTTGCCCATCGCTACGTCGCCGTTGTGGGCGGCGTCGACCATCCGTCGCCGGAAGTCGCGACGCATATCACGGCGATCAATCTCAATCCGACCTGGACGGTGCCGGTCTCGATCATCAAGAACGAGATCATTCCGAAAATGCAGAAGAATCCGCATTATCTCGCGAAGCAGAAAATTCGCATTCTCGGCGCCAATGGCGAAGAGGTAAATCCCGCCGCCATCGACTGGTCGACGACGCGCGCGACCGCCTACACGCTGCGGCAGGATTCGGGCGCCGGCAATTCGCTCGGCTCGATCCGCATCAACATGCCGAACAAGAATGCGGTCTATATGCACGACACGCCGTCGAAACGGCTGTTCGCCGCCGATTACCGCTTCCTGTCGCATGGCTGCGTGCGCGTCCAGGGCGTCTATGATCTCGCCGAATGGCTGCTGCAAGGCACCGTCGATTCGATCAGCGGCATCGGCTGGGACAAGCAGGAATTGCTCGCCGAAATCGCGAAGGGTGACCGCACCGACATCAAGCTGTCGCAGCCCGTGCCGGTCGCCTGGGTCTATCTCACCGGTTGGGCCAATTCGGACGACATCGTGCATTTCCGCGACGACGTCTATGGCATCGACACGGTGCCCGTCGCGGTGCAGGCGCGCACCGAAGCGCCTCCCACCAAACAATGAAGATCTGCTAAAAAATGTCTGAGCCGCAACGCTTTCATCTGGCCGGCGTGATGGGCTGGCCGGTGCTCCACTCGCGCTCGCCGAAGATTCACGGCTATTGGCTGCAGCAGCACGGATTGCCGGGTGCTTATGTGCCGCTCGAAATCAAAATCGAGAATTTGGAAAAGGCCTTGCGCGCGCTGCCGGCCCTGGGCTTTGCCGGCTGCAACCTGACCATTCCGCATAAGGAACATGCGGTGCGGATGGTCGATACGCTCTCGCCGCTCGCCAAACACATCGGCGCGGTGAATTGCGTCGTCGTGCAGCCGGACGGCGCGCTGCACGGGCATAATTACGACGCCTTCGGCTTCATCGCCTCGATCAAGGAAGATCAGCCGCATTGGCGCGCGGCGAGCGGACCGGTCGTGGTGCTGGGCGCCGGCGGCGCCGCCCGCGCGGTGCTCGCGGGCCTCATCGACGAAGGCGCGCCGGGAATTCGCCTGATCAACCGCAGCTTTGAGCGGGCCAAGAGTCTCGAAGCCGAATTCGGCGCGCCGATCAAGGCCTATAGGTGGGAAGAGCGCGCGGCCGCGTTGAACGGGGCGATGACGCTCATCAATACGACGAGTCTCGGCATGGACGGACAGCCATCGCTGGACCTCGCGCTCGACGATCTGCCGCAGGCAGCAATCGTGTCGGACATCGTCTACATCCCCAAATTCACCCCCCTGCTGACGGCGGCGCAGCGGCGCGGCAACGCCATCGTGACCGGCCTCGGCATGCTGCTGCACCAGGCCCGCCCCGCCTTCCGCGATTGGTTCGGCGTGATGCCGGAGGTGACGAAGGAGTTGCGAGCGCAGATCGAAGCGACGATGTGATGAACGGACCGCGACCGTCCCGGTCGCACGTGGCCGCAACATAGAAGATTGCATTGCGACCGGGGCGGTCGCGGTCCTTTAAGCCACAGCCCATCTCCCGGACATCGCCGCCGCGGGATATTCGCACGAGCAGATCACGTCAGGATCCGTTTAAGAGCAGCCACGAGCCGGTCGCATTCGTCATCAGTCCCAATGCTGATACGAAGAAAATCGTCGATGCGTTTCTTGGCAAAGTGCCGCACCAAAATTCCCTGGCTCCGGAGTTCCCGCGCCAAATCCGCGCCGGCTCTGTCTGGATGCCGCGCGAACAGAAAATTGGCGGATGAGTTCAGAACATCGAAACCCAATTCCCGCAGAGCCTGCGCGAGGCGCTCACGGCTGGCCATGATCAAATCGCGATGGCGTTCAAACCAGTCTCGATCTTTCCAGGCCGCGATCGCCCCTGCCAAAGCGAGCCGGTCGAGCGGATAGGAATTGAAGCTATCCTTCACTCGCTCCAGCGCGTCGATGAGCGGCCGTTGTCCGACGGCAAAGCCGACGCGCAGCCCGGCGAGGCTCCGCGATTTCGAAAACGTCTGAATGACAAGCAGATTCGGATAGGTTTTGACGAGCGGGATGGCACTCATCGCGCCGAAATCGACATAGGCCTCATCGATCACGACCACCTGATCCGCGTGGTCTCGAACCAAGGATTCGATTTCGGCGAGCGACCGCGCCATGCCGGTCGGCGCATTGGGATTGGGCAGGATGATGGCCCCACAAGGTTGCCGATAATCCTCAATGCGAACCTGCAGGTCTTCATCCACCGCAACTTCGCGGAAAGGAATGCCGTACAGGCGGCAATAGGTCGGATAGAAACTGTAGCTTATGTCGGGGAAAAGCAGCGGGCTTTCGTGGTTCAGCAAGGCTTGGAACGTATGGGCCAGAACCTCGTCGGAGCCGTTGCCGACAAACACTTCGCCCGGATCGAGATCATGACTTTTGGCAATCGCCTGCCGCAGTCGCAGGGCTGTCGGGTCAGGATAGAGCCGAAGCGTCTCGTTCACCGCGGCCGAGATCGCCGCGAGCGTGCGCGGCGATGGCGGATAAGGGTTTTCATTCGTGTTGAGTTTGGTGAGCCCGCTGATCGCCGGCTGCTCCCCCGCGACGTAGGGGATCAAGGAATGAACAATTGGGCTCCAGAAACGGCTCATCGTGGGTCTCTAGCAGGCTATGGAAAATTCCATTTTTACGCCAGCCTGACTTGCGCGGGCGCGTGTTGCAAGAGAATGCCGCCACGCGTCCCTGACCCAAGCGCCCTCAAGCTTAAAGCCGCTCAGTCAAAAGCACCGCGATCCCGCCTCGCCCACATCCAGCCCCGCTTGACATAAATATAGCAATGGCTACATTATGGAGCATATGAAACAATACGAGCCGCCCATGTCCGATACCAGCACCGCCCGCGCCCTAGCCGCCCCGATCGATCTCGCCCTGCGGCGGGCCCTGACAGGCGGCACCAGCCGCTGGCGGACGGCGTTTTTGTTCACCGGACCGGCGGCCGTCGCCTCGATCGCCTACATGGACCCCGGCAATTTCGCGACCAACATTCAGGCGGGCGCCAAACACGGCTATACGCTGCTGTGGGTCGTGCTGTTCGCGAATGTGGCGGCCATGCTGTTTCAGGCGCTTTCCGCCAAGCTCGGCATCGTGACGGGCCGCAATCTGGCGGAAACCTGCCGCGACCATGTCCCGGCGCCAATCGCCCTGGCGATGTGGGTGGTGAGCGAAATCGCTGCCATGGCGACCGATCTCGCCGAATTCCTCGGCGGCGCCATCGGTCTGACCCTGCTGTTCCAATTGCCGCCGCTCAATGTTGTCTCGGACGGTATCGGCGTCATGGCGGCCGACGCGGCGGGGGCGCTGCATCTCACCCTGCCGGCGCAAGGGCCGCTGCTGCTCGGCATGCTCGTCACCGGCGCCCTGACCTTCGTGATCCTGACGCTGGAGCGTTACGGCTTCCGGCCTTTGGAGCTCGTGATCGGCGGGCTGATCGCCGTCATCGCGCTGTGCTACATCGCCGAAATGTTCATCCCGCCGGTCGATTGGGCGGCCGCGGCGCGCGCGGCGGTCACCCCCTATATCCCCAATGCCGACGCGCTCACCATTTCCGTCGGCATCATCGGCGCGACCGTCATGCCGCATGCGATCTATCTGCATTCGGGCCTGACCCAGCGCCGCGTCATCCCCGCGAACCGTGCCGAAAAACGCAAGCTGCTGCGCTTCTCGAACCGCGAAGTGGTCATCGCGCTGACCCTTGCCGGCCTCGTCAACATGGCCATGGTGGTGATGGCCGCGGGCACGTTCCATAACGGTCACGACGATGTCGCGTCGATCGAAACCGCCTATTATACGCTGACGCCCCTGCTCGGCGCCGGCGCGGCCGCCATCTTCCTCGCCTCGCTGATGGCCTCCGGCATTTCGAGCTCGGTCGTCGGAACGATGGCGGGCCAGATGATCATGCAGGGCTTCGTGCGGTTCCGCATTCCGCTCTGGCTACGCCGCCTCGTGACGATGATCCCGGCCTTCATCGTGGTCTCGCTCGGCGTCAACTCGACGGATGCGATCATCTGGAGCCAGATCGTGCTGAGCTTCGCCCTGCCCCTGCCGCTCGTGGCCCTCATCCTGTTCACGCGGCGCAAGGACGTGATGGGCGAGTTCGCCAACCGTCCCTGGATGCAGGGCGCCGCCGTGGTGGGCACCGCCATCATCTTGATTCTCAACGTTATCCTGATCCTGCAAAGCTTCGGCGTCGATATTCCGTTCCTGCCGTCGGGCAGTTGATTGCTCTGACCTTGGCAGCGCGCTCGATCGTCCCCATATCTTAAAGGGGCGGCGACGCCGACCAGAGGAGATGATGAATGACACCGGACGAACGCCAACTTCTTTCGGGCCTTTTTGACCGCATCCGCAACGCGCCGGACGCAGCGCGTGACATGGAGGCGCAGACCTTCATCAGCGACGCCGTGCGGCAGATCCCCTCCGCGCCCTATGTGCTGGCGCAAACCGTGCTGGTGCAGGAGCAGGCGCTTGGCGCCGCCAATCAAAGATTGCAGGAACTCGAGGCGCAGGTGCGCGACCTGCAGGCCCATGCCAGCCAGCCGCAACAGGGCGGCGGCAGCTTCTTGGGCGGGCTCGGGTCGCTGTTCGGCGGCAGCCAGCCGCCGCGTCCGCAAGCCCCGGCCAACCCGCCGCAATATGCCCCGCCGCCGCAGCAGAGCCCCTGGGGCCAGCAGCCCCAGCAAAGCCCATGGGGTGCGCAGCCGCAACAAAGCCCTTGGGGCCAGGCCGCCGCGCCGCCATCGCAAGGCCCGAGCTTCCTGTCCGGCGCGTTGACGACCGCCGCGGGCGTCGCCGGCGGCATGCTGGCGGCCGAATCCATTTCGAGCCTGTTTTCCTCGCACCGCAATCCGGGGCTTGCCGACATCGCCGGCAACAATCCGCTGGGCGGTGGCGGCAACGAGACGATCATCAACAATTTTTACGACAAGCCCGGCGATAGCCGACAGTCTGCCCTGGATACGCAGCAGGGCAATTCCAACGATCAGGATCAGGACTTCCAGGACTCGTCCGACGATTACGACGATTCCGGCTCGGGCGGAGATGATTCGTCTAATGTTTAGTGTTTAGCGTGATCTCTTCTCACGCGCGGTGGCGCCGGAGAAGGGACGCTACTGCCGCAGCACATCACGCGCGATGATGAGCCTTTGAATCTCGGACGTGCCTTCATAGAGCCGAGTCAACCGCGCATCACGCGCCAGCCGCTCGACGTTGTAGTCCTGCAGATAGCCCGAACCGCCGTGCAATTGTAACGCCGTATCGGTGCAGCGCTGGGCCGTCTCCGAGGCGTAGAGTTTCGCCATCGAAGCTTCCTTGCCGAAGGGCTCGCCGCGATCCTTCTTCGCGGCGGCGTTCAGGATGAGCAGACGCGCCGCCTCCAATTCGGTCTCGCGGTCGGCGATCAGCCATTGAATGCCCTGGAAATCGCCGATCGCCTGGCCGAATTGCTTGCGCTCGCGGATATAGGCTTTGGCGAGATCCATCGCCGCGCGGGCAATGCCGAGCGACAGGCTGGCGATGCCGATGCGCCCGCCGGCAAGCTCCCCGACGGCGATGCGGAATCCGTCATTCTCGCGCCCGAGCAGGTTGGCGGCCGGGATGCGGCAGCCCGCGAAACTCACCGGATTGGTGGCCGATCCGGCCTGGCCCATCTTGCGCTCCGCCTTGCCGATGGCAAGGCCAGGCGTGCCTGCCTCGACCAGAAAGCACGAAATCCCCTTGCCCTTGGGCGCCTGCGGATCGGTGACGGCCCAGACGACGAAGACGTCGGCATATTCGGCACTGGTGATGAAGATCTTTTCGCCGTCGAGAATGTACTCGCCGCCCTCCCGCCGCGCGCGCGTCTGCATGGCGGCGGGATCGGAGCCGGCCGCCGGCTCGGTGAGGCAGAAGCTGCCAGCAAGATAGGCGCCGGAGGCAAGATGCGGCAGATGCGCCTGCTTCTGCGCCGCGGTGCCGACCGCTTGAATGACTTCGCCGACGAGATTGGTCACGGACACCGTCGTGCCCGTGGCGGCGCAGGCATAACCGATCTCTTCCACGGCCAGCGCGAAGGCCACCGAGCCCGCCTCGGGTCCATCGTAATCGGCGCCGATCTTCAAGGCCATGAAGCCCTGCTCGCCGAGATATTTGAGATTGGCGAGAAATTGCGGCCGCCCCTCGCCGCGGTCGAGAACCGGCGCCAGCGGCGCCAAACGCTCCGCGGCGATACTGCGCGCGGTGTCGCGGATCATGATCTCTTCTTCGGTGAGAGCGAAATGCATGGTAACGTTTTCTCCCTAGTGCCCAAAGATTAATCGTAAGTTGGAGCGACGTCCAACGGCTGGTCCGCAGGGCAATCGGACGAAGGAGATTTTTACCGTCATTGCTCGCTTCGCTCGCAATGACGGCCAAATACGTCACCATTTCTCGCACCCGATTACCCTAGCTCGATCCGTCTGCCGTATTGACTAGTTTACATAAGAACTATTTACTGACCGCAATCGGTCGCTCGGCCGAAACATTGGGAGGATGCAATGGTTCGTAAATTTTTGGCCCCAAGCCTATTGTCTTTGGCGCTTTTGGCCGGCGGCAGCGCTTACGCCGAGGATATCAACGGCGTCTGGCTGCGCGACACCGGCATTTCGAAAGTGCGGTTCGCGCCCTGCGGCGCTGCTGTCTGCGGCACGATCTCCTGGCTGAAGGAGGGCGCCGACCCGAACGCCAAGGTCGGCGAGAAAGTCTTTTTCGATATGAAGCCGGATGGACCCGATTCCTGGGCCGGCAGCGCCTTCAACCCGGAGGACGGCAAAACCTATACCGGCAAAATGACCCTCTCCGGCGGCACGCTCACCACCAAGGGCTGCGTGCTCGGCGGCCTGATCTGCAAGAGTATTACGTGGACGCGGTCGAATTGATTTTAGTAATCGTAGATTGAGCGCGACTCCTTCTCCCGATGGGAGAAGGACGCGCACAATTATTGCGCACATTTTCCCACTCACTCCGCCAACACCCGCACCGGTGGAAAGGTGATTTCGATCAGCGTGCCTTCCTGCTTCTTGCTGCGGATGCTGAAGCGGGCGTGATTGGCCTCGACCAGGGCGCGCGTCAGCGGCAGGCCGAGGCCCGTTCCGGGAACCTTGCGGGCCGTCTCGAGCTGCCGGAACGGCTCCATCGCCATCTCGATCTCGCTCTCCGACATGCCGATGCCGGTGTCGCGCACGCGGATCACCGCATGGCCGGCGTCGGTCAGCGCGGTCGAGACGATCACTTGTCCGCCCGGCTCGTTGAATTTCACCGCATTGGAGAGAAGATTGAGCACGATCTGTTTGACCGAGCGCTCATCGGCGAGCACATGGGGGAGGTGCGGCGCGAGCGAGACGCGGGTGACGATGCGGGCCTGATTGGCCTGCGGCTGCATCAGCGACACGCAATCGGTCATGACGCGATTGACGTCGACGCTGACGAACTGCAGCTCGAGCTTGCCCGCTTCGATCTTCGACAGATCGAGCAGGTCGTTCACCAGGCTCATCACATGGGTGCCCGAGGCGTGAATGTCCTGCACGTAATCCTTGTAGCGGCCATTGCCGATCGGCCCGAACTGCTCATCCCGGATCACTTCGGCGAAACCGAGGATGGCATTCAGCGGCGTGCGGATTTCGTGGCTGATCTTGGCGAGGAAATCCGACTTCTGCGCGCTCGCCTTTTCGGCAAGCTTCTTGGCCTCGCTCAGGTCCCGCTCCGCCTTTTTCCACTGGGTCATGTCGCGCAAGACCGCGCAGAATTTGACCTCCTCCGTGCCGATTCGCCCCAAAGTCAAGAACAGCGGGATCATGCCGCCCTGCCGCTCCAGCCCGATGACCTCGCGCCCGTCATTCATGACTGCCGCGACACCGCCCGCTCTCAGCCCCTGCAAATACTCATGTGCCGCGGCGTGGGAGTCTGGGCTCAGCAGGACGGTGAAGGGCAGGCCGATCGCGTCCTGCTGCTCGCGGCCGAACAAGGCCTCGGCGGCGCGGTTGAGCGACACGATCCGGCCCGCCTGGTCGAGCACCGCGACGCCGTCGGTGGCCGTGTCCAGAATGGCATGCAGTTCGCGCAATTCGGCGGCGCGGGCGCGC
Proteins encoded:
- a CDS encoding Nramp family divalent metal transporter — translated: MSDTSTARALAAPIDLALRRALTGGTSRWRTAFLFTGPAAVASIAYMDPGNFATNIQAGAKHGYTLLWVVLFANVAAMLFQALSAKLGIVTGRNLAETCRDHVPAPIALAMWVVSEIAAMATDLAEFLGGAIGLTLLFQLPPLNVVSDGIGVMAADAAGALHLTLPAQGPLLLGMLVTGALTFVILTLERYGFRPLELVIGGLIAVIALCYIAEMFIPPVDWAAAARAAVTPYIPNADALTISVGIIGATVMPHAIYLHSGLTQRRVIPANRAEKRKLLRFSNREVVIALTLAGLVNMAMVVMAAGTFHNGHDDVASIETAYYTLTPLLGAGAAAIFLASLMASGISSSVVGTMAGQMIMQGFVRFRIPLWLRRLVTMIPAFIVVSLGVNSTDAIIWSQIVLSFALPLPLVALILFTRRKDVMGEFANRPWMQGAAVVGTAIILILNVILILQSFGVDIPFLPSGS
- a CDS encoding PAS domain-containing sensor histidine kinase gives rise to the protein MSTLTDHLRALSASAPDEPSPPVEDKAAEAGGEPQLSSDERNAFDEIARALGGWIEETPPVSAPAPVKPQASAGADQSFARNAAALLDRLPIGILVSRGEVPIFANRTLLDLLGHSDIDRFYAHGGLEQMFQGRRAAERGAMDGGAIALATRDGQVISVDGRMQTIDWDGMPASLMSFRRSRQAEFAPRVEAFEAELRARAAELRELHAILDTATDGVAVLDQAGRIVSLNRAAEALFGREQQDAIGLPFTVLLSPDSHAAAHEYLQGLRAGGVAAVMNDGREVIGLERQGGMIPLFLTLGRIGTEEVKFCAVLRDMTQWKKAERDLSEAKKLAEKASAQKSDFLAKISHEIRTPLNAILGFAEVIRDEQFGPIGNGRYKDYVQDIHASGTHVMSLVNDLLDLSKIEAGKLELQFVSVDVNRVMTDCVSLMQPQANQARIVTRVSLAPHLPHVLADERSVKQIVLNLLSNAVKFNEPGGQVIVSTALTDAGHAVIRVRDTGIGMSESEIEMAMEPFRQLETARKVPGTGLGLPLTRALVEANHARFSIRSKKQEGTLIEITFPPVRVLAE
- the hisC gene encoding histidinol-phosphate transaminase, whose product is MSRFWSPIVHSLIPYVAGEQPAISGLTKLNTNENPYPPSPRTLAAISAAVNETLRLYPDPTALRLRQAIAKSHDLDPGEVFVGNGSDEVLAHTFQALLNHESPLLFPDISYSFYPTYCRLYGIPFREVAVDEDLQVRIEDYRQPCGAIILPNPNAPTGMARSLAEIESLVRDHADQVVVIDEAYVDFGAMSAIPLVKTYPNLLVIQTFSKSRSLAGLRVGFAVGQRPLIDALERVKDSFNSYPLDRLALAGAIAAWKDRDWFERHRDLIMASRERLAQALRELGFDVLNSSANFLFARHPDRAGADLARELRSQGILVRHFAKKRIDDFLRISIGTDDECDRLVAALKRILT
- a CDS encoding L,D-transpeptidase family protein, whose protein sequence is MMKIHSRVSAYPFVLALLLSAPALAQTPDLLSPNPVSSGLTPAAPQPVPTTAPLPRSMPVKIPEGAKAAEAPAAGAAQAAPKPKPKPAPPSETVLSTDPMPTLMPETFFATAKASDRYAAIADSGGWPVVDELAPGASGKAVAVLRKRLAIEGDLPANQGTGETWTPDLTAAVKRFQSRMGLRQTGVVAGATLKAMNVPAVVRFKELASSAQRLAGTNFDLGNRYVVVNIPSTSVEAVENGRVAHRYVAVVGGVDHPSPEVATHITAINLNPTWTVPVSIIKNEIIPKMQKNPHYLAKQKIRILGANGEEVNPAAIDWSTTRATAYTLRQDSGAGNSLGSIRINMPNKNAVYMHDTPSKRLFAADYRFLSHGCVRVQGVYDLAEWLLQGTVDSISGIGWDKQELLAEIAKGDRTDIKLSQPVPVAWVYLTGWANSDDIVHFRDDVYGIDTVPVAVQARTEAPPTKQ
- a CDS encoding acyl-CoA dehydrogenase family protein, translated to MHFALTEEEIMIRDTARSIAAERLAPLAPVLDRGEGRPQFLANLKYLGEQGFMALKIGADYDGPEAGSVAFALAVEEIGYACAATGTTVSVTNLVGEVIQAVGTAAQKQAHLPHLASGAYLAGSFCLTEPAAGSDPAAMQTRARREGGEYILDGEKIFITSAEYADVFVVWAVTDPQAPKGKGISCFLVEAGTPGLAIGKAERKMGQAGSATNPVSFAGCRIPAANLLGRENDGFRIAVGELAGGRIGIASLSLGIARAAMDLAKAYIRERKQFGQAIGDFQGIQWLIADRETELEAARLLILNAAAKKDRGEPFGKEASMAKLYASETAQRCTDTALQLHGGSGYLQDYNVERLARDARLTRLYEGTSEIQRLIIARDVLRQ
- a CDS encoding DUF2076 domain-containing protein — its product is MTPDERQLLSGLFDRIRNAPDAARDMEAQTFISDAVRQIPSAPYVLAQTVLVQEQALGAANQRLQELEAQVRDLQAHASQPQQGGGSFLGGLGSLFGGSQPPRPQAPANPPQYAPPPQQSPWGQQPQQSPWGAQPQQSPWGQAAAPPSQGPSFLSGALTTAAGVAGGMLAAESISSLFSSHRNPGLADIAGNNPLGGGGNETIINNFYDKPGDSRQSALDTQQGNSNDQDQDFQDSSDDYDDSGSGGDDSSNV
- a CDS encoding DUF2147 domain-containing protein, whose protein sequence is MVRKFLAPSLLSLALLAGGSAYAEDINGVWLRDTGISKVRFAPCGAAVCGTISWLKEGADPNAKVGEKVFFDMKPDGPDSWAGSAFNPEDGKTYTGKMTLSGGTLTTKGCVLGGLICKSITWTRSN
- a CDS encoding shikimate dehydrogenase, producing MSEPQRFHLAGVMGWPVLHSRSPKIHGYWLQQHGLPGAYVPLEIKIENLEKALRALPALGFAGCNLTIPHKEHAVRMVDTLSPLAKHIGAVNCVVVQPDGALHGHNYDAFGFIASIKEDQPHWRAASGPVVVLGAGGAARAVLAGLIDEGAPGIRLINRSFERAKSLEAEFGAPIKAYRWEERAAALNGAMTLINTTSLGMDGQPSLDLALDDLPQAAIVSDIVYIPKFTPLLTAAQRRGNAIVTGLGMLLHQARPAFRDWFGVMPEVTKELRAQIEATM